A single Ziziphus jujuba cultivar Dongzao chromosome 11, ASM3175591v1 DNA region contains:
- the LOC107431544 gene encoding probable mediator of RNA polymerase II transcription subunit 26b translates to MAKKSGSLDYWRNYFRTANSDIFGIIDHAIMVAASDCPKEFRLRRDRIAERVFSCRLTRCSGCDRVELAVPGDEEEDEDGGCKSGFDRDGAEFEAGASKESKVNSSRDDQGDMNTNQVSNYSYGEAEALTDEIEEASQILEEVSRIKEILRNCEEESESVLFESLRRLQLMALTVDTLKATEIGKAVNGLRRHGSKQICHLARTLIDGWKVMVDEWVNATEAVAGSEGTPDSANPSYIDDDEEEGLPSPPLDEGAFFATQPTSMELSQFFDGMDDDGNPRNSGEFIKNRANGRRPSVENQNTTKRNQQSRNEVNILRKENKIQQVKKEAGMKPGKPVNAGSGPGRPPKLSMEQKIKNETKFQQKSDKIAVQRRPAIGAQDKFKCSDEVADQVKLEATKRKLQERYQQAENAKKQRTIQVMELHDLPKQGLGHRNPHVKPGNRNRHWTHGRR, encoded by the exons ATGGCTAAGAAGTCTGGGTCACTGGATTACTGGAGAAATTACTTTCGGACTGCAAATTCGGATATTTTCGGTATAATTGACCATGCGATCATGGTGGCGGCTTCGGATTGTCCTAAAGAGTTCAGATTGCGGAGGGATCGAATAGCAGAGCGGGTTTTCTCCTGTAGATTGACGAGGTGTTCTGGTTGTGACCGTGTGGAGTTGGCTGTTCCtggtgatgaagaagaagatgaagatggaggTTGTAAGAGTGGTTTTGACAGAGATGGAGCTGAATTCGAGGCAGGAGCTAGTAAAGAAAGTAAGGTTAATAGCAGTAGGGATGACCAGGGAGATATGAACACCAACCAGGTTAGCAATTACAGCTATGGAGAAGCTGAGGCATTGACTGATGAGATTGAAGAAGCATCTCAGATTCTTGAGGAGGTCTCCAGGATTAAAGAAATTCTTCGGAACTGTGAAGAAGAG TCTGAGTCGGTATTGTTTGAATCGTTGAGAAGGCTTCAGTTGATGGCACTGACTGTTGATACTCTGAAG GCAACTGAGATTGGAAAAGCAGTGAATGGTCTTCGAAGGCATGGATCAAAGCAAATTTGTCATCTGGCTCGAACTCTTATCGA TGGGTGGAAAGTCATGGTTGATGAGTGGGTCAATGCTACAGAAGCTGTTGCAG GCTCAGAGGGTACCCCAGATTCTGCAAATCCATCTTacattgatgatgatgaagaagaagggcTACCATCTCCTCCTTTGGATGAAGGAGCTTTCTTTGCTACTCAGCCCACTTCAATGGAGCTCTCCCAG TTCTTTGATGGCATGGATGATGATGGAA ATCCTCGAAACAGTGGGGAATTCATCAAGAACCGTGCAAATGGAAGAAGACCCTCAGTGGAGAATCAAAATACTACAAAACGGAATCAGCAGTCTCGTAATGAGGTGAACATCCtaagaaaggaaaacaaaatccAACAAGTAAAGAAAGAAGCAGGTATGAAGCCAGGTAAACCAGTAAATGCTGGTTCTGGACCTGGGAGACCTCCAAAACTAAGCATGGAGCAAAAGATAAAGAATGAGACAAAGTTCCAGCAGAAATCGGATAAGATTGCGGTTCAAAGGAGGCCTGCTATTGGTGCACAAGAT AAGTTCAAGTGTTCAGATGAAGTTGCAGACCAAGTGAAACTTGAAGCCACCAAGAGGAAACTCCAGGAGCGATATCAACAAGCTGAGAATG CCAAGAAACAACGGACAATTCAGGTAATGGAGTTGCATGATCTCCCCAAGCAGGGGCTTGGTCATAGAAATCCACATGTGAAACCTGGGAACCGTAATCGACATTGGACACATGGGCGGCGCTag
- the LOC107431543 gene encoding putative SWI/SNF-related matrix-associated actin-dependent regulator of chromatin subfamily A member 3-like 1 — protein sequence MDDDDPVSVFMILDHWQEAPIDADDFPYSSQDSQTPSSSSTETYMVGFVIANIVGLQYYSGTISGREMVGLVREPLNPYDSNAIKVLNTRTVQVGHVERTVSAVLAPLVDDNMIAIEGIVPSTPATRKRFKLPCQIHIFARREAFSTVKSAISRGGLQLISDSDPSFALSEAAVLRETRSGCDKRFKSVDEIFKLVDENVSKKGASEAFEPPKEVIKSELFVHQKEALGWLVHRENSTELPPFWEEKDGFFVNVLTNYRTIKRPEPLRSGIFADDMGLGKTLTLLSLIALDKYGTALHHSSTSNGSVDANKLELDDNDMGEQNEGLYLYGGKKAKRGNTGKKVMGSRKKRKSEDACLNKDVEQKPVSVVDNSTDFGTKMTLVVCPPCVFSSWVLQLSEHTKPGRLKVYMYHGDRTNDPEELKKYDIVLTTYSTLATETTSEDSPIKQIEWWRVILDEAHVIKNVNSLQSRAVTDLNANRRWVVTGTPIQNGSFDLFSLMSFLRFEPFSIKSYWQSLVQRPLAVGRQQGLSRLQVLMATISLRRTKDKGLIGLPIKTIETCYVELSREERELYDHMEGEAKNIVQDYIGSRSIMRNYSTILSIILRLRQICTDSALCPSDIKSLLPSNNIEDVSKKPELLKKMVEMLQDSEDFDCPICISPPTDIVITQCAHIFCQACILKTLQRTKPCCPLCRRPLTQSDLFSAPASSSDTDNEASSHRTSTSSKVSALLKLLVSTREQNPAAKSVVFSQFRKMLIFLEEPLRAAGFKILRLDGSMSAKRRGRVIEEFGVGGENGPTVLLASLKASGTGINLAAASRVYLLEPWWNPAVEEQAMDRVHRIGQREDVKIVRLIARNSIEERILELQEKKKKLAREAFGSRGSKDRREIGLEDLRTLMSL from the exons ATGGATGACGACGACCCAGTGAGTGTGTTCATGATTCTTGATCATTGGCAAGAAGCCCCAATAGACGCTGATGATTTTCCCTACTCGTCCCAAGATTCACAAACCCCATCATCTTCCTCCACCGAGACCTACATGGTCGGCTTTGTTATTGCCAACATAGTTGGTCTGCAGTACTACTCGGGCACTATTAGCGGCCGCGAAATGGTGGGTCTGGTCCGCGAGCCCCTCAATCCTTACGATTCCAACGCCATCAAAGTTCTTAATACTAGAACGGTTCAGGTTGGCCACGTGGAGCGCACCGTTTCTGCAGTTTTGGCACCGCTCGTTGACGACAATATGATCGCCATCGAAGGCATTGTCCCCAGTACGCCTGCCACCAGGAAAAGGTTTAAGCTTCCTTGTCAAATTCACATCTTTGCGCGCCGTGAAGCTTTTTCTACCGTCAAATCGGCGATTTCCCGAGGTGGGTTGCAGTTGATTTCCGATTCCGACCCATCCTTCGCCTTATCTGAGGCTGCGGTGCTGAGGGAAACGAGGTCTGGGTGTGATAAGAGGTTCAAGAGTGTGGACGAGATTTTCAAGTTGGTCGATGAGAATGTGAGCAAAAAGGGCGCATCGGAAGCGTTTGAGCCCCCAAAGGAAGTGATCAAGTCAGAGCTTTTCGTGCACCAAAAGGAAGCCTTGGGGTGGCTGGTTCACAGGGAGAATTCTACTGAATTGCCCCCTTTCTGGGAAGAGAAAGATGGGTTTTTTGTGAATGTGTTGACCAATTATCGTACCATTAAGCGCCCTGAGCCTCTGCGCAGTGGAATTTTTGCAGATGATATGGGGCTGGGAAAGACTCTGACATTGCTCTCTTTGATTGCTTTGGATAAATATGGCACTGCCCTTCATCATTCTTCAACTAGTAATGGTAGTGTGGATGCAAACAAGTTAGAATTGGATGACAATGATATGGGTGAGCAGAATGAGGGCTTGTATCTTTATGGTGGTAAGAAGGCCAAAAGGGGCAACACTGGCAAGAAGGTTATGGGATCGAGGAAGAAACGTAAAAGTGAGGATGCTTGTTTGAATAAGGATGTGGAACAAAAACCTGTTAGTGTAGTTGATAATTCTACTGATTTTGGTACTAAGATGACGTTGGTTGTATGCCCTCCTTGCGTATTCTCATCGTGGGTATTGCAGCTGAGTGAGCACACCAAGCCTGGCAGGTTGAAGGTGTATATGTATCATGGAGATAGGACTAACGATCCTGAGGAGCTTAAGAAGTATGACATTGTGTTGACAACGTATAGTACTCTAGCTACTGAAACTACCTCAGAAGACTCCCCTATTAAGCAGATTGAATGGTGGCGGGTCATTCTGGATGAAGCACACGTGATTAAGAATGTCAATTCTCTACAAAGTCGTGCTGTTACTGATTTAAATGCTAATCGGAGGTGGGTTGTTACAGGTACACCCATCCAGAATGGTTCatttgatttgttttctttgatgtCATTTCTGCGGTTTGAGCCATTTTCAATTAAGAGCTATTGGCAAAGTTTGGTACAGCGCCCACTCGCTGTGGGGAGACAACAAGGGCTCTCACGTCTGCAG GTTCTTATGGCCACCATTTCTTTGCGAAGAACAAAAGACAAGGGACTGATTGGATTGCCAATAAAAACTATAGAAACTTGTTATGTGGAACTTTCCAGGGAAGAACGTGAACTGTATGATCATATGGAAGGAGAAGCAAAGAACATAGTTCAGGATTATATTGGCTCTCGTAGTATAATGCGCAACTATTCAACTATACTTAGTATAATCCTACGGCTACGCCAGATATGTACCGATTCGGCTTTGTGCCCTTCAGATATTAAGTCACTTCTCCCTTCTAACAATATCGAAG ATGTTTCGAAGAAACCAGagttgttaaaaaagatggttgaGATGCTGCAGGACAGTGAAGATTTTGACTGCCCAATTTGCATATCACCTCCAACTGATATTGTAATTACTCAATGTGCTCACATTTTCTGCCAAGCTTGTATTCTGAAAACCCTACAACGCACCAAGCCCTGCTGCCCGCTATGCCGACGTCCATTGACCCAATCCGACCTGTTCTCAGCTCCAGCATCATCGTCTGATACTGACAATGAAGCATCCTCCCACAGAACAAGTACATCGTCAAAGGTGTCTGCTCTTTTAAAACTTCTTGTATCGACAAGGGAGCAGAACCCAGCTGCAAAATCTGTAGTATTTTCACAATTTAGGAAGATGTTGATATTCCTTGAAGAGCCACTAAGAGCTGCTGGTTTCAAGATTTTGCGGTTAGATGGGTCCATGAGTGCAAAGAGAAGGGGCCGAGTAATCGAAGAATTTGGAGTGGGAGGAGAAAATGGACCGACAGTGTTGCTTGCAAGTCTCAAGGCATCGGGAACAGGTATAAACCTGGCAGCTGCCTCTAGAGTGTATCTTTTGGAGCCATGGTGGAACCCAGCGGTTGAAGAACAAGCAATGGATCGGGTGCACAGGATCGGGCAGAGGGAGGATGTGAAGATTGTGAGGCTGATTGCTCGAAATAGCATAGAAGAAAGGATATTGGAGTTGcaggagaaaaagaagaaactgGCGAGAGAAGCTTTTGGAAGCAGAGGGTCCAAGGATCGGAGGGAAATAGGATTGGAGGATCTTCGAACCCTCATGTCCTTGTGA
- the LOC107431521 gene encoding mitotic-spindle organizing protein 1A-like, with product MDSDMEAAKTARESLDLAFHMSNLLDTGLDRHTLSVLIALCDLGLNPEALAALVKELITQTSTSPPPSSLT from the coding sequence ATGGACTCGGACATGGAGGCTGCAAAAACTGCCAGGGAATCTCTGGACCTGGCCTTTCACATGTCTAACTTGCTTGATACGGGGCTTGATCGTCACACCCTCTCTGTGCTCATTGCTCTCTGTGATCTGGGTCTCAACCCTGAGGCATTGGCTGCCCTTGTCAAGGAACTCATTACACAAACCTCCACTTCACCCCCGCCGTCTTCTCTTACCTGA
- the LOC107431528 gene encoding serine carboxypeptidase-like 45, with amino-acid sequence MSTLMWVRTLYLTLTLTQLSVDSFPVSDKIVSLPGQPMVSFQQFSGYVTVDEKQQRSLFYYFVEAENDLRHSKPLVLWLNGGPGCSSVGAGAFIEHGPFKPNAGDSLFENDYSWNKEANMLYLESPAGVGFSYSTNKSFYTTLNDAITAQDSLTFLQRWFTKFPEYKNRHFFIAGESYAGHYVPQLAQLIVNSKEKFNLKGIALGNPSLEFNIDLNSEDEYNWNHGVISDSSYELLTKVCNSSRFRRELTTAGPLSEECIRVFTQVLQEQTQYRNDLEYFVTGDVCLSSSVSDDDYNDQALNKSLYPALSMPNLDHLLPPSLKLQLEKAHHHHLNLHGHDDQQQVTHKYQKSDACAQQEVAKYLNRKDVHKAFHAQLFGVKQWNLCNRDVQYVVDQELPTILVVGSLVRSGIRVLVYSGDQDAVIPFFGTRRLVNRLAKDLGLETTDPYRAWFESKQIGGWTQVYGNNILSFATIRGASHTAPAAQPERSLLLFKSFLAGKSLPKA; translated from the exons ATGTCAACATTAATGTGGGTTAGAACCCTGTATCTCACGCTTACACTAACGCAGCTCTCAGTGGACTCCTTTCCAGTCTCTGATAAGATAGTGAGTCTTCCTGGGCAGCCCATGGTCAGTTTTCAACAATTCTCTGGCTACGTTACCGTCGATGAAAAGCAGCAGAGATCTCTTTTTTATTACTTTGTTGAAGCAGAAAACGACCTACGTCACTCAAAGCCTCTCGTACTCTGGCTTAACGGAG GACCTGGTTGTTCATCTGTTGGAGCTGGTGCTTTCATTGAACATGGACCCTTCAAACCTAATGCTGGAGACTCCCTTTTCGAAAATGATTACAGTTGGAACAAAG AAGCCAACATGTTATACTTGGAGTCACCAGCGGGAGTTGGTTTCTCATATTCTACTAACAAATCATTCTATACCACTTTGAATGATGCTATTACAG CTCAAGACAGTCTCACATTCCTGCAACGCTGGTTTACTAAATTCCCGGAGTACAAGAACAGACACTTTTTCATTGCAGGAGAGAGTTATGCAG GTCACTATGTGCCACAGCTTGCCCAGCTCATTGTCAACTCCAAAGAAAAGTTCAATTTGAAAGGAATTGCT CTGGGGAACCCATCTCTAGAATTTAATATCGATCTGAATTCAGAGGACGAGTACAATTGGAACCATGGGGTGATATCCGATTCAAGCTATGAGCTTCTGACCAAAGTTTGTAACAGTTCTCGGTTTAGGAGAGAGTTAACAACAGCAGGTCCGCTTTCAGAAGAATGTATTCGTGTATTTACACAAGTTCTTCAAGAGCAGACTCAATACAGAAATGATTTGGAGTATTTTGTAACGGGAGATGTTTGTCTATCATCTTCAGTATCAGATGATGATTATAATGATCAAGCACTCAATAAATCACTTTACCCAGCACTATCAATGCCAAATCTAGATCACCTTTTACCACCGTCTCTCAAATTGCAGTTAGAGAaagctcatcatcatcatctgaaTTTACATGGTCATGATGATCAACAG CAAGTTACACATAAATATCAGAAGAGCGATGCCTGCGCACAGCAAGAagttgctaaatatttaaacaGGAAAGACGTGCACAAGGCTTTCCATGCTCAGCTTTTTGGAGTTAAACAATGGAATTTATGTAACAG gGATGTGCAATACGTTGTTGACCAGGAATTACCAACAATTCTGGTTGTAGGCTCCCTTGTTAGATCTGGCATCCGGGTCTTGGTTTAcag CGGTGATCAAGATGCAGTGATCCCATTTTTTGGCACTCGACGTTTGGTAAATCGATTAGCAAAGGACTTGGGACTCGAAACAACTGACCCTTACAGAGCTTGGTTTGAGAGCAAACAG ATTGGAGGATGGACACAAGTTTATGGTAATAACATCCTATCCTTTGCCACCATTAGAGGAGCTTCTCACACAGCACCAGCTGCACAGCCAGAACGATCTCTATTGTTATTTAAATCATTTCTAGCTGGAAAATCCCTGCCAAAAGCATGA
- the LOC107431526 gene encoding serine carboxypeptidase-like 45 → MKPCPSKPWIKMVARVFAIFIQMIFIVESHPKSDKIISLPGQPDHVSFQQFSGYITVDEKQHRALFYYFVEAEAHPASRPLVLWLNGGPGCSSVGAGAFTGHGPFRPNGENLVKNEYSWNKEANILYLDSPAGVGFSYSSNESFYSYVNDEITAQDNFSFLKRWLIKFPEYDNRDFFIAGESYAGHYVPQLARLVLHSNLRLNLRGIAIGNPLLEFSTDLNSQDGYYWSHGVISDSAYKLLKVVCNTSRFNREAIGGSLSDACLRVYHQLSEELTEYLDPYDVTADICLSYSFNHLHPLSLLSTFQLLSSSHHNILPAAPNHKVGASNVDVCLKEKTADYLNRKDVQNSLHARLVRVPRWSLCSNVVEYDIQDREIPSIQLVGSLVKSGIRVMVYSGDQDSVIPFTGTRSLVSRLAKELKLKSTQPYRAWIEGKQVGGWSQVYGNKNMLSFAIIRGASHAAPSSQPKRSLLLFHTFLQGKPLPTSDAIIP, encoded by the exons ATGAAGCCATGTCCATCTAAGCCATGGATAAAAATGGTGGCCAGGGTCTTCGCAATCTTCATACAGATGATCTTCATAGTAGAGTCTCACCCAAAATCTGATAAAATTATAAGTTTGCCGGGGCAACCTGACCACGTCAGTTTCCAACAGTTTTCCGGCTACATCACAGTGGATGAGAAGCAACATAGAGCTCTCTTTTACTATTTTGTGGAAGCAGAAGCACACCCTGCTTCAAGGCCTCTCGTTCTCTGGCTTAATGGAG GGCCGGGTTGTTCCTCTGTTGGAGCAGGAGCTTTCACCGGGCATGGACCCTTTAGACCAAATGGAGAGAATCTTGTGAAGAATGAGTATAGTTGGAATAAAG AAGCCAATATATTGTACCTGGATTCACCAGCGGGGGTTGGTTTCTCTTATTCTTCGAATGAATCATTTTACTCCTATGTCAACGACGAGATCACAG CACAAGACAATTTTTCATTCTTGAAGCGTTGGTTGATCAAATTTCCAGAATATGACAACAGAGACTTCTTCATTGCAGGAGAGAGCTATGCAG GTCACTATGTGCCACAACTTGCGCGGCTCGTTCTTCATTCCAATTTGAGACTCAATCTAAGGGGAATAGCT ATTGGAAATCCTCTGTTGGAATTTAGCACAGATTTAAACTCACAGGATGGATATTATTGGTCTCATGGGGTGATATCTGATTCTGCTTACAAACTACTGAAAGTGGTGTGTAACACTTCTAGGTTCAACAGAGAGGCCATTGGTGGCTCTCTTTCTGATGCTTGTCTCCGTGTATATCACCAACTCTCTGAGGAACTTACTGAGTATCTCGATCCTTATGATGTGACTGCCGATATTTGTCTGTCATATTCATTTAACCATCTTCACCCACTTAGCCTCTTGTCCACTTTCCAACTTTTATCATCTAGTCACCATAATATACTACCTGCTGCTCCTAATCACAAG GTAGGCGCAAGCAATGTAGATGTGTGTTTGAAAGAGAAAACAGCCGACtatttaaacagaaaagatgTTCAAAACTCACTTCATGCTCGACTGGTTCGAGTCCCTAGATGGAGTTTGTGCAGCAA TGTGGTAGAATATGACATCCAAGACAGAGAAATACCAAGTATTCAATTGGTAGGTTCGCTGGTCAAGTCTGGAATCCGAGTGATGGTTTACAG TGGAGACCAAGACTCAGTTATTCCATTCACTGGAACTCGAAGTTTAGTGAGCAGATTAGCAAAAGAGCTGAAACTGAAGTCAACTCAACCTTACAGAGCCTGGATTGAAGGAAAACAG GTTGGAGGATGGAGTCAAGTTTATGGAAATAAAAACATGCTGTCGTTTGCCATAATTAGAGGAGCATCTCATGCTGCTCCATCCTCACAACCAAAGAGATCTCTGCTTCTTTTCCACACATTTCTACAGGGCAAACCACTTCCAACTTCGGATGCTATTATTCCTtag
- the LOC107431551 gene encoding phytochrome-interacting ankyrin-repeat protein 2-like, giving the protein MPPEKEEEEGQGQGQVVLFRRRRKRSFRDDRGWTLLHIGARKGNLKEVKRLLNEGMDVNVSAWGSPKSKGVTPLHLAAEGGHLNVMDELLERGANIDARTKSSCGCGWTPLHAAAKERRKEAVKFLVQNGAFLPPDINDCRFNPPLHYCPGLEWAYEEMNRLRHD; this is encoded by the coding sequence atGCCTCCAGAgaaagaggaggaggaagggCAAGGGCAAGGGCAGGTCGTGTTGTTTCGTCGTCGGAGAAAGCGTTCATTCAGGGACGACAGGGGCTGGACTTTGCTTCATATCGGTGCTCGGAAAGGCAATCTAAAAGAGGTGAAGCGACTTCTCAACGAAGGAATGGATGTAAATGTCAGCGCCTGGGGCAGCCCCAAATCCAAAGGAGTCACCCCGCTCCATCTCGCCGCCGAGGGCGGCCACCTCAACGTTATGGACGAGCTTCTGGAGCGCGGCGCCAACATTGACGCTCGAACCAAGTCATCGTGTGGCTGTGGGTGGACTCCGCTGCACGCTGCCGCCAAAGAGAGGAGAAAGGAAGCTGTCAAATTTCTCGTCCAGAACGGCGCCTTTTTACCCCCCGATATCAACGATTGCAGATTTAACCCTCCACTCCATTACTGTCCTGGACTTGAGTGGGCTTATGAGGAGATGAATCGTCTCCGACATGATTGA